One window of the Pseudofrankia sp. DC12 genome contains the following:
- a CDS encoding CbtB domain-containing protein, with amino-acid sequence MSTAAPGTEAYGQSISSPITARALWLGGVLILSLLLYYFIGVDQGATSLFGQDSHIHEFVHDSRHFLGFPCH; translated from the coding sequence GTGAGTACTGCTGCGCCCGGCACCGAGGCGTATGGCCAGTCGATTTCCTCACCGATCACGGCGCGAGCGCTGTGGCTTGGGGGAGTCCTGATTCTCTCGCTGCTGCTCTACTACTTCATCGGCGTCGACCAGGGCGCGACGTCGCTGTTTGGTCAGGACAGCCACATCCACGAGTTCGTCCACGACTCGCGGCACTTCCTCGGCTTCCCCTGCCACTGA